A single genomic interval of Astyanax mexicanus isolate ESR-SI-001 chromosome 4, AstMex3_surface, whole genome shotgun sequence harbors:
- the LOC125801653 gene encoding uncharacterized protein LOC125801653 gives MLCLVAKDRMYSAPLIDRLNARCQQLFGEPVEENFRASADVHSAELLGLEYLFSQSSGEPFSLQDIADDGPSPEEEVVQPGQLDPDEADEAYQSDVEVDKGVLDADLPHITLTSDETSTVHPPAFEDACSSNPLPGFKELESFFSVLVEISLIEDKLSLTTDQRNRVLEAWNAVEEHDKQPQQFNQMYRTHWGNTLYCRTKRDDLVEAAVVQRMKMAKRYAPAQQDISAQNNRLMYTLVKLLWLQLPQGSRTSPEKSTILKAYEQIQHRILAEDPVLCRAGIPLPKINIKTVRDFIRCQERILNLHSTKQPSTITKTTSISSADLPPAPLQPAPDYPMMEYVPTPSMAGTKMLKERTDIMTLSRPHPTLPPPAPQPLLVRKTPATCTITRPVPESTSASGIAGPTTSVPSTVPLKPATQTSSTSHSTCSSSLWARATQYKRKLKEQPSEVGARLSRVQNLPVCTICDQPTQGHKKYKKKSFCPVKMMSPSRGLNNRVYDSYEHFTSVVDMLDN, from the exons ATGCTGTGTTTGGTGGCAAAGGACAGAATGTACTCTGCACCTCTGATCGATCGCCTCAACGCCCGTTGTCAGCAGCTGTTTGGAGAGCCTGTGGAGGAGAATTTCCGGGCTTCTGCTGATGTCCATTCTGCTGAGCTGCTCGGGTTGGAGTATTTGTTCAGTCAGAGCAGTGGGGAGCCTTTCTCTCTTCAGGACATTGCCGACGATGGACCCAGTCCAGAGGAGGAGGTGGTTCAGCCTGGGCAGCTTGATCCAGATGAAGCTGATGAGGCATACCAGAGTGACGTAGAAGTGGACAAGGGTGTCCTGGATGCCGATCTGCCCCACATCACTCTTACCAGTGACGAAACCTCCACTGTTCACCCTCCAGCCTTT gaggaTGCCTGCAGTTCAAACCCTCTCCCTGGTTTTAAAGAACTAGAATCATTCTTCTCTGTGCTGGTTGAGATTAGCCTAATTGAAGACAAGCTGTCGCTTACCACTGACCAGAGAAACAGGGTTCTCGAAGCCTGGAATGCAGTGGAGGAGCATGACAAACAGCCACAGCAGTTCAACCAGATGTACAGAACACACTGGGGCAATACCCTCTACTGTCGCACCAAAAGGGACGATCTTGTTGAGGCTGCTGTGGTACAGAGGATGAAGATGGCCAAGCGCTATGCACCGGCACAACAGGACATCAGTGCTCAGAACAACAGGCTGATGTACACCCTGGTGAAACTGTTGTGGTTGCAATTACCTCAAGGTTCTCGCACCAGCCCTGAGAAGAGTACCATCTTAAAGGCGTACGAGCAAATTCAGCACCGGATATTGGCAGAGGATCCAGTCCTGTGCAGGGCAGGAATTCCTTTGCCAAAAATCAACATCAAGACCGTACGAGACTTCATCCGTTGCCAAGAGAGAATCCTTAACCTGCACTCCACAAAACAGCCTTCCACCATTACAAAGACCACCTCCATCTCGTCTGCAGACCTTCCTCCAGCACCGCTCCAGCCGGCACCAGACTACCCAATGATGGAATATGTGCCCACACCTAGCATGGCAGGGACAAAGATGTTAAAGGAAAGAACAGACATTATGACTCTCTCCCGTCCTCATCCAACACTGCCACCACCTGCACCACAGCCACTGCTGGTAAGGAAAACACCTGCCACCTGTACCATCACCAGACCTGTGCCTGAGTCTACTTCAGCTTCTGGAATTGCTGGTCCAACCACATCAGTCCCTTCGACTGTGCCCTTAAAACCTGCCACGCAGACCAGTAGCACATCGCACAGTACGTGCAGTTCTTCACTGTGGGCGAGAGCTACACAATACAAGCGCAAGCTGAAGGAACAGCCTTCAGAAGTAGGAGCCAGACTTTCACGAGTGCAAAATCTCCCTGTCTGCACAATCTGTGATCAGCCTACCCAGggacataaaaaatacaaaaaaaagagctTCTGCCCTGTAAAAATGATGTCCCCGTCAAGAGGTCTGAACAACAGGGTGTACGATAGCTATGAACATTTCACCTCTGTTGTTGACATGTTGGACAATTGA
- the LOC111197539 gene encoding uncharacterized protein LOC111197539 — protein sequence MRSDRMWFYPPEPPGYVRSGVPSPQPFFRNRVFVWRPVGVWRYSLKCPRGDECVGRGQNVYLYKSGYHHRVRHICDVSSWYTMVTEVLCCGPCTKAARSGEGSAFGRWLAWDSAIVTQISEAHQAMFPAILTSKRGVDRNVVRLLRDRTEGNTMVKVWRQIQESHVEEHLQRMDLYTTLLMTLVEPGGIVSALGHTFQAPSPQRELPSARLLRHAFLLAEAGNVQDYRSQILSTFGTVLKMDSTKKVVKKLSGEGARSAKWFTSIGNEHSQVVSFVLTCEESAEKLSPMCRGVVDRFRMANQPVPKILYVDRGCCRAQGRTAVEVLFQPWVDDGMIVRLDIFHWIHRFDVAIRTESHSKYAAFKSALAGAVLAYNRTDLELLIKAV from the exons ATGAGGTCTGACCGCATGTGGTTTTACCCACCAGAGCCTCCTGGCTACGTCAGGAGTGGTGTGCCATCTCCACAGCCCTTTTTCCGGAACCGTGTCTTTGTGTGGCGCCCTGTAGGAGTGTGGAGGTACTCCTTGAAGTGTCCTCGAGGGGATGAGTGTGTGGGAAGAGGACAGAATGTGTACCTCTACAAGTCTGGCTACCACCACCGG GTACGACACATCTGTGACGTGTCCAGCTGGTACACGATGGTCACTGAAGTCCTGTGCTGTGGACCATGTACAAAGGCAGCCAGAAGTGGAGAAGGCAGCGCATTCGGCCGATGGCTAGCATGGGATTCCGCTATTGTAACTCAAATCAGCGAGGCTCATCAGGCCATGTTCCCTGCCATCCTCACCAGCAA GCGCGGTGTGGATAGAAACGTTGTGCGCCTTTTGAGGGACAGAACCGAAGGGAACACGATGGTCAAAGTGTGGCGGCAGATTCAAGAGAGTCACGTCGAGGAGCACCTTCAGCGTATGGACCTGTACACCACGCTCCTCATGACTCTCGTGGAACCCGGAGGGATCGTCTCTGCATTAGGGCACACTTTCCAGGCTCCATCTCCTCAAAGGGAGCTTCCCTCTGCGCGGCTCTTGCGACATGCCTTCCTGTTGGCAGAGGCTGGTAACGTTCAGGACTACAGGAGCCAGATCCTCTCCACTTTTGGCACTGTACTGAAAATGGACTCAACCAAGAAG GTGGTGAAGAAGCTGTCTGGGGAAGGTGCACGCTCTGCCAAGTGGTTCACCAGCATCGGAAACGAGCATTCCCAGGTAGTTTCCTTTGTTCTGACTTGCGAGGAGTCTGCTGAGAAGCTGAGTCCGATGTGCCGAGGTGTCGTGGACAGGTTTCGGATGGCCAATCAACCCGTTCCTAAAATCCTGTACGTGGATCGTGGTTGTTGCCGTGCCCAGGGCCGTACAGCAGTGGAGGTTTTGTTCCAGCCTTGGGTGGATGATGGAATGATCGTGCGTCTGGACATATTTCACTGGATCCACCGCTTTGATGTAGCCATCCGAACAGAGTCTCACTCCAAGTACGCTGCATTTAAATCTGCGCTAGCTGGGGCAGTGCTGGCCTATAACCGCACGGACTTGGAGCTACTCATCAAAGCTGTCTGA